A single window of Gammaproteobacteria bacterium DNA harbors:
- a CDS encoding restriction endonuclease, producing MGVELLPKQILDSYEVHEWKHACAILANDFPKEWKDIIELPKKFQLCKSWVTVGGGRKSAVAVAIDEFLFKRGWVEKEFSTSVKVDEKVMSSPTHKVDCYKNRVALEIEWNNKDPFFDRDLNNFRLLFDLRAISVGVIITRCDDLQDIFNDLGRGASYGASTTHMSKLLPRIQGGSGAGCPLLVFGITGKLYDEDC from the coding sequence ATGGGAGTCGAGCTCTTACCAAAGCAAATCCTCGATAGCTACGAAGTCCATGAATGGAAACATGCCTGCGCCATTCTGGCGAATGATTTCCCAAAAGAATGGAAAGACATTATCGAACTGCCGAAAAAGTTCCAACTCTGTAAAAGCTGGGTTACTGTTGGCGGGGGTAGAAAATCAGCCGTTGCGGTGGCCATTGACGAATTCCTGTTCAAGCGAGGTTGGGTCGAGAAAGAGTTTTCAACCTCGGTGAAGGTTGACGAAAAAGTCATGAGCTCACCGACCCATAAGGTTGATTGCTACAAGAACCGAGTCGCGCTCGAAATCGAGTGGAACAATAAGGATCCATTTTTTGACCGAGATCTTAACAACTTCCGCCTTCTGTTTGATCTACGCGCAATCAGCGTTGGGGTTATCATCACACGGTGCGACGACTTACAGGATATTTTCAATGATTTGGGACGCGGGGCTTCGTATGGGGCTTCAACAACACATATGTCAAAGCTACTCCCGAGAATCCAAGGTGGTAGCGGTGCGGGCTGTCCGTTGTTGGTCTTTGGAATAACTGGCAAGTTATACGACGAGGATTGCTAA
- the rimO gene encoding 30S ribosomal protein S12 methylthiotransferase RimO — protein sequence MVTIPKVGFVSLGCPKALVDSEQILTQLRAEGYAVSPTYQDADLVVVNTCGFIDAAVEESLDAIGEALAENGKVIVTGCLGAKEGGGLVRQAHPQVLAVTGPHALQEVMSAVHEHLPAPHDPYTSLIPPQGIKLTPKHYAYLKISEGCNHRCSFCIIPSMRGDLVSRPLGEVMQEAENLVKAGVKELLIISQDTSAYGVDVRYRTGFWQGRPMKTHITELAGALGELGVWVRLHYVYPYPHVDKLIPLMAQGKLLPYLDVPLQHASPRILKLMKRPASSENTLASIKRWREVCPEITLRSTFIVGFPGETETEFEELLEFLHAAQLDRVGCFAYSPVAGAAANQLPGAVPEEVKQERLERFMETQAEISRAKLQRQVGAVRTVLVDEIRDGEAVARSTSDAPEVDGVVRLKPASGLRSGDFAQVRIGAAGPHDLYGEVVYKG from the coding sequence ATGGTCACTATCCCAAAGGTCGGATTCGTGAGCCTCGGCTGCCCCAAGGCGCTGGTGGATTCCGAGCAAATCCTCACGCAGTTGCGCGCCGAGGGTTACGCGGTCTCGCCGACCTATCAAGACGCCGACCTGGTAGTGGTGAATACCTGCGGCTTCATTGACGCCGCAGTGGAGGAATCCCTCGATGCGATCGGCGAGGCGCTGGCGGAAAACGGCAAGGTGATCGTCACGGGCTGTCTCGGCGCGAAGGAGGGCGGGGGCTTGGTGCGCCAGGCGCACCCGCAGGTGTTGGCCGTCACCGGCCCGCACGCCCTGCAAGAGGTGATGAGCGCGGTGCACGAACACCTGCCCGCCCCGCACGATCCGTATACCAGTTTGATCCCGCCGCAAGGCATCAAACTCACGCCGAAACATTACGCCTACCTCAAAATCTCCGAAGGCTGCAATCATCGTTGCAGTTTCTGCATCATCCCCTCGATGCGCGGCGATCTGGTCAGCCGCCCGCTGGGAGAGGTCATGCAAGAGGCGGAAAATCTCGTCAAGGCGGGCGTGAAGGAACTGCTCATCATCTCGCAAGACACCAGCGCCTACGGTGTGGATGTCCGCTACCGCACGGGTTTCTGGCAAGGCAGGCCGATGAAGACGCACATCACCGAGCTGGCCGGCGCCTTGGGTGAACTGGGCGTGTGGGTGCGGCTGCATTATGTCTACCCCTATCCGCATGTGGATAAACTGATTCCGCTGATGGCGCAGGGGAAACTGTTGCCCTATCTCGATGTGCCTCTGCAACACGCGAGCCCGCGCATCCTCAAGCTTATGAAGCGGCCTGCCAGCAGCGAGAACACGCTCGCGAGTATCAAGCGGTGGCGCGAGGTCTGTCCGGAGATCACGTTGCGCAGCACCTTCATCGTCGGATTTCCCGGCGAGACCGAAACGGAATTTGAAGAGCTGCTCGAATTTTTGCACGCGGCGCAACTCGATCGTGTAGGATGTTTTGCCTACTCGCCGGTTGCAGGCGCCGCGGCCAATCAGCTCCCCGGCGCAGTGCCGGAAGAAGTCAAGCAAGAGCGCCTGGAACGTTTTATGGAGACCCAGGCGGAGATCTCCAGGGCCAAGTTACAGCGCCAGGTGGGCGCCGTCCGGACCGTGCTGGTGGATGAAATCCGGGACGGCGAGGCGGTGGCGCGCAGCACCTCCGATGCCCCGGAAGTGGATGGGGTAGTACGGCTGAAACCCGCATCAGGACTACGTTCAGGCGATTTTGCCCAGGTTAGGATCGGGGCCGCAGGCCCCCATGATTTATACGGCGAAGTGGTCTATAAGGGGTAA
- the mltB gene encoding lytic murein transglycosylase B, producing MLLFALCGAVSAETLSVMSKPELRGFLDEMVSRHNFQRTELAALFSQAELKPDIIEAISRPAEAKPWYEYRDIFLTRARIEGGVEFWNEHAADLARAEKTYGVPAEIIVAIIGVETRYGKNTGSYRVLDALATLAFDYPPRSDFFRKELEQYLLLTREEKIPPLSLTGSYAGAMGLPQFIPSSFRSYAVDFDGDGRRDLWSNTSDAIGSVAHYFNEHGWQAGKAVASRAEVSGERYPSLLENDLKPALSMAQLREQGVRASDAVPMDALGSLLQFETESGMEYWVGLQNFYVITRYNHSALYAMAVYQLSQQISAKRQLRVTSDK from the coding sequence ATGTTGCTGTTCGCTCTCTGCGGCGCCGTGTCCGCGGAGACACTCAGCGTAATGAGCAAGCCGGAGTTGCGCGGCTTTCTGGATGAGATGGTCAGCCGCCACAACTTTCAACGCACCGAACTGGCCGCGCTGTTTAGTCAGGCGGAGCTTAAGCCGGATATCATCGAGGCCATCTCGCGCCCCGCCGAGGCGAAACCCTGGTACGAATACCGCGACATTTTCCTCACCCGCGCGCGTATCGAGGGCGGTGTGGAGTTTTGGAATGAGCACGCCGCGGATCTGGCCCGTGCCGAGAAGACCTATGGCGTGCCGGCGGAGATCATCGTGGCGATTATCGGCGTGGAAACCCGCTACGGAAAGAACACCGGTTCTTACCGGGTTCTGGATGCGCTCGCGACACTTGCCTTCGATTATCCGCCGCGCAGCGATTTTTTTCGCAAGGAACTCGAGCAGTACTTGTTACTTACCCGTGAGGAAAAGATCCCCCCCCTGTCGTTGACGGGTTCCTATGCGGGCGCCATGGGGTTGCCGCAGTTCATCCCCAGCAGCTTCAGAAGTTACGCCGTGGATTTTGATGGTGATGGAAGGCGCGACCTGTGGAGCAATACCAGCGACGCCATAGGCAGCGTGGCGCATTACTTCAACGAGCATGGCTGGCAGGCGGGCAAGGCCGTGGCAAGCCGCGCCGAGGTCAGCGGCGAACGTTATCCGAGCTTACTGGAAAACGACCTGAAGCCTGCGTTGAGTATGGCGCAATTGCGGGAGCAGGGCGTGCGCGCGTCCGACGCGGTGCCTATGGACGCACTCGGCAGTCTGCTGCAATTTGAAACGGAATCCGGCATGGAATACTGGGTCGGCCTCCAAAATTTTTATGTGATCACACGCTACAATCACAGCGCCCTGTACGCGATGGCGGTTTATCAACTCAGTCAGCAGATTAGTGCGAAGAGACAGTTGCGAGTGACAAGTGACAAGTGA
- the rodA gene encoding rod shape-determining protein RodA, with the protein MNLPRKLHLDIPLLVGLLLVAALGFVILYSAGGQDTQLLIRHGQRLMLGFAVLLLLAQLPPYQLQRLAPWLFGIGLILLTAVLVFGDTSKGAQRWLDLKLFRFQPAEIMKLAAPMMVAWYLKDRPLPPTVRQITLAGLMAIVPAALIAKQPDLGTALLVACAGVFVLLWAGMSWRLVGAFGLGVAVMAPILWYFLHDYQRQRILTFLHPENDPLGTGYHTIQSTIAIGSGGMYGKGWLNGTQAYLDFLPERTTDFIFAVYGEEFGLTGILLLLALYLFIILRGVYIAVRAQDVYARLLAASLSLTLFVYVFVNVGMVIGLMPVVGVPLPLISYGGTSLVTLMAGFGILMSIHTHRKSLHARGLY; encoded by the coding sequence ATGAACCTCCCCCGCAAACTTCACCTGGATATCCCGCTGTTGGTTGGCCTGTTGTTGGTTGCCGCGCTGGGTTTTGTGATTTTGTATAGCGCGGGGGGGCAGGATACCCAGCTTCTTATCCGCCATGGGCAACGTTTGATGCTCGGCTTCGCGGTGCTGCTGCTGCTGGCGCAATTACCCCCATATCAACTGCAACGGCTGGCGCCCTGGTTATTCGGGATAGGACTGATCCTGTTGACCGCAGTGTTGGTTTTTGGCGATACCAGCAAGGGTGCTCAGCGCTGGCTGGATCTCAAGCTGTTCCGCTTTCAGCCTGCGGAGATCATGAAGCTCGCGGCGCCCATGATGGTGGCTTGGTATCTCAAGGACAGGCCATTGCCTCCTACTGTTCGGCAAATCACCCTGGCCGGTCTGATGGCGATTGTGCCGGCGGCGCTGATCGCCAAGCAGCCCGATTTGGGTACGGCGCTGCTGGTGGCCTGCGCCGGGGTATTCGTCTTGCTGTGGGCGGGGATGAGTTGGCGGCTGGTCGGGGCATTTGGGTTGGGGGTGGCCGTCATGGCGCCGATTTTGTGGTACTTCCTGCACGACTACCAGCGGCAACGCATTCTCACCTTTCTTCATCCTGAAAACGATCCGCTTGGCACGGGCTATCACACCATTCAATCAACGATCGCCATAGGCTCAGGCGGGATGTATGGCAAAGGCTGGTTGAACGGCACGCAGGCTTATCTCGACTTTTTACCGGAGCGCACCACCGACTTCATCTTCGCGGTATATGGCGAAGAATTTGGCTTGACCGGCATCCTGTTGCTGTTGGCGCTGTATCTGTTCATAATTTTACGCGGGGTATATATTGCCGTGCGTGCTCAGGATGTCTATGCACGGCTGCTGGCGGCGAGCCTGTCGCTGACGCTTTTTGTGTATGTGTTCGTGAACGTCGGCATGGTGATTGGGTTGATGCCGGTCGTCGGCGTGCCGCTGCCGCTGATAAGCTATGGGGGTACCTCGCTGGTGACACTGATGGCGGGTTTCGGTATCCTGATGTCTATCCACACTCATAGGAAATCGCTGCATGCCCGAGGGCTATATTGA
- a CDS encoding septal ring lytic transglycosylase RlpA family protein: MISIFSTCNVQRATCNLFVVACSLLLVTVVVSGCGTTPRQTGRLPAPPAGGETDGAPLQQVDFDSIPEPEPQMEPYSKYGNPPYYEVNGRLYHTLSNSAGYVERGIASWYGTKFHGRRTSSGEPYDLYGVTAAHKTLPLPSYVLVTNLNNGRNLVVRVNDRGPFHEERLIDLSYAAAGKLGVLPTGTALVEVRAIQPGEPLPTLVARVGESPPYEIPVEPDQAPVPLVASADSQPPVGIEAEASPIKEEVKEISPPAPMPVPVSKPADRIYLQVGAFKSRANAEQLRNRIATRVRTAVEIINTATWYRVRLGPMLNSAEAAEATTSLSKLGLGTPQRVNQ; encoded by the coding sequence ATGATTAGTATTTTTTCAACGTGCAACGTGCAACGTGCAACGTGCAACCTTTTTGTTGTTGCTTGCTCCTTGCTGCTTGTTACTGTTGTAGTGTCCGGCTGCGGCACCACGCCGCGCCAGACGGGACGCCTGCCAGCGCCGCCTGCAGGGGGCGAAACAGATGGAGCGCCGCTGCAACAGGTTGATTTTGATTCCATCCCGGAACCTGAGCCGCAGATGGAGCCTTACAGCAAATATGGGAATCCACCTTACTATGAGGTTAATGGCCGCCTCTACCATACCTTGAGCAACAGTGCGGGTTATGTGGAGCGCGGGATCGCTTCCTGGTACGGCACTAAATTCCACGGCAGGCGCACCTCGAGCGGCGAGCCCTACGATCTTTATGGCGTCACGGCGGCGCACAAGACGTTGCCGCTGCCGAGCTATGTCCTGGTGACCAATCTGAACAACGGCCGCAATCTGGTCGTGCGCGTCAATGACCGCGGGCCTTTTCACGAGGAGCGCCTCATAGATCTTTCTTACGCCGCCGCCGGCAAGCTGGGCGTTCTGCCCACCGGCACGGCCTTGGTCGAGGTGCGCGCGATTCAGCCCGGCGAGCCGTTGCCCACCCTGGTTGCGAGAGTGGGCGAATCGCCCCCTTACGAAATTCCGGTCGAGCCCGATCAGGCGCCCGTGCCGCTGGTCGCAAGCGCCGATAGCCAGCCGCCGGTGGGGATCGAGGCGGAAGCTTCTCCCATCAAAGAGGAGGTCAAGGAAATTTCCCCTCCTGCGCCTATGCCGGTCCCTGTATCGAAACCTGCGGACCGGATCTATTTGCAGGTCGGCGCATTCAAGAGCCGCGCCAACGCAGAGCAGTTGCGGAATCGGATCGCGACACGGGTACGCACGGCGGTGGAGATCATCAATACGGCCACGTGGTACCGTGTGCGGCTGGGGCCGATGCTGAACAGCGCAGAGGCCGCCGAGGCGACTACCTCGCTTTCTAAGCTGGGCTTGGGGACTCCTCAAAGAGTGAATCAATAG
- a CDS encoding twin-arginine translocation signal domain-containing protein — protein MINTSRRSFLKGAGALAAAGATGIVPMSLVTVEQANAAETFTFAWITDAHIQQIKGTKFVSNWDNGFKRAVSELANMKPKPDFCYFGGDMAQQGIAAELDHGMEMYSKAGIPMKAINGEHDYFLDMGAASRKTYGIPADNYSFDHKGVHFVALTTIRASTEWEAEWAKDPKGRMVMMERLDNPKGSPFRLGAEGLAWLKGDLDKVDKGTPIIVLSHSPIQKIFAGWNFWTEDAEEIQALLQPFKRSTVLYNHVHQPQANQIGNIAFLSNFSTAWPWPYPTTYTQAPNALPTLILPMNRSDISNFRDATGWYFVNTNGGDKFEVDLKGFDNPERKVAWEGKFQDVGYTAGPAAQHY, from the coding sequence ATGATAAACACTAGTCGCCGCAGTTTCCTCAAAGGCGCGGGTGCACTGGCCGCCGCTGGCGCTACAGGCATCGTGCCGATGAGTCTGGTAACGGTCGAGCAGGCTAACGCTGCCGAGACGTTTACCTTCGCCTGGATCACCGACGCTCACATCCAGCAGATCAAAGGCACCAAGTTCGTCTCCAACTGGGATAACGGCTTCAAGCGCGCTGTCTCCGAGCTGGCCAACATGAAGCCGAAGCCGGACTTCTGCTACTTCGGTGGCGACATGGCCCAGCAGGGTATCGCCGCCGAGTTGGATCACGGTATGGAGATGTACTCCAAGGCCGGCATTCCAATGAAGGCCATCAACGGTGAGCATGACTACTTCCTCGACATGGGCGCCGCCTCTCGCAAGACCTACGGGATCCCCGCCGACAACTACAGCTTCGACCACAAGGGCGTGCATTTCGTCGCCTTGACCACCATCCGCGCATCGACGGAGTGGGAAGCCGAGTGGGCCAAAGACCCGAAGGGCCGCATGGTCATGATGGAGCGTCTGGATAACCCAAAGGGTTCTCCCTTCCGTCTCGGCGCTGAAGGCTTGGCTTGGTTGAAGGGCGATCTGGATAAGGTTGACAAGGGCACGCCTATTATCGTGCTCTCGCACTCCCCGATCCAAAAGATCTTCGCCGGCTGGAACTTCTGGACCGAGGATGCTGAAGAGATCCAGGCCCTGTTGCAGCCCTTCAAGCGTTCCACCGTTCTGTACAACCACGTGCATCAGCCGCAAGCCAACCAGATCGGCAATATCGCCTTCCTGTCGAACTTCTCGACTGCATGGCCGTGGCCGTATCCGACCACCTACACCCAGGCCCCGAACGCGCTGCCCACGCTGATTCTGCCCATGAATCGCTCGGACATCTCGAACTTCCGCGACGCCACGGGTTGGTACTTTGTTAACACCAACGGTGGTGACAAGTTCGAAGTGGACCTCAAGGGCTTCGACAATCCTGAGCGTAAGGTCGCCTGGGAAGGCAAGTTCCAGGACGTCGGCTACACCGCCGGCCCGGCCGCGCAACACTACTAA
- a CDS encoding S-adenosylmethionine-binding protein has product MVNQYKTAAEDFLAQIRNRHYGTILADPPWQFTNRTGKMAPEHKRLSRYSTLTLQEIKEIPVSVAAGEQSHLYLWVPNALLKEGMEVMEAWGFQYKTNIIWHKIRKDGGPDGRGVGFYFRNTTEILLFGIRGRLRTLAPGRRQVNIIKSQKREHSRKPDEQYDIIEACSPGPYLELFARGKRPDWNQWGYEAEDYKLSWPTYSNHSQKGVLLDVTG; this is encoded by the coding sequence ATGGTAAACCAATACAAAACAGCCGCCGAAGATTTCTTGGCTCAGATCAGAAACCGCCATTACGGAACAATCTTGGCCGACCCCCCGTGGCAGTTTACAAACCGCACCGGAAAGATGGCGCCGGAGCATAAGCGATTGTCGCGCTATTCCACCCTCACCCTACAAGAGATAAAAGAAATTCCAGTGTCTGTGGCGGCTGGGGAACAGAGTCATTTGTATCTGTGGGTTCCAAACGCCCTTTTAAAGGAAGGCATGGAGGTCATGGAAGCATGGGGGTTCCAATATAAGACAAACATCATCTGGCATAAGATTCGGAAAGATGGTGGCCCAGACGGGCGCGGGGTGGGTTTCTACTTCCGCAACACAACAGAAATCTTGCTCTTTGGAATCCGGGGCAGACTACGAACACTCGCTCCAGGGAGACGGCAAGTAAATATCATCAAATCCCAGAAGAGAGAACATTCTCGGAAACCAGATGAACAGTACGACATAATCGAAGCCTGTAGCCCTGGACCTTATTTAGAGTTATTTGCCCGCGGGAAACGGCCTGATTGGAATCAATGGGGCTACGAAGCAGAAGATTACAAACTTTCTTGGCCTACCTATTCAAATCACAGCCAGAAGGGTGTGCTCTTAGACGTTACGGGGTGA
- a CDS encoding methyltransferase domain-containing protein produces MHSLSEHLARYGFREFESAELYRYWGGRQLGDKKAKIFDRLRKPLEKDDARPDDVLRFYDFIAAPDVAVVVHSLKLDAIRASGAAVWERIKGRKKILDFGCNIGYLSTWYAQHGGNQVTGIDISERSIAEAHKMAEVLGCDNVNFRCGDARKILRDAGFDAIVDTQTLYTVHKKKQTLKHLYTLLDEEGILVTIPPVRTVEKISAYLELLSLSGFYTYALDVVLFSALGEPDAYPIIEAGKLPERRAVIDVEAKYQAMRRALLAA; encoded by the coding sequence ATGCACAGCCTGAGCGAGCATCTGGCGCGTTACGGATTCAGGGAGTTTGAGTCCGCTGAGTTGTACCGCTATTGGGGCGGGCGGCAGCTCGGCGACAAGAAGGCGAAAATATTCGACCGCCTGCGCAAGCCGTTGGAGAAGGACGACGCACGGCCCGACGATGTGCTGCGCTTTTACGATTTTATCGCCGCCCCCGATGTCGCTGTGGTGGTGCACTCGCTAAAGCTCGACGCGATCCGGGCGAGCGGTGCGGCGGTGTGGGAGCGTATCAAGGGCAGAAAAAAGATACTCGATTTCGGCTGCAACATCGGCTATCTCAGCACCTGGTACGCGCAACACGGTGGTAATCAGGTGACCGGGATAGATATATCGGAACGCAGCATCGCCGAGGCGCACAAGATGGCCGAGGTACTGGGTTGTGATAACGTGAATTTCCGCTGCGGGGACGCCAGAAAGATTCTGCGCGATGCCGGATTTGACGCCATTGTGGATACTCAGACTCTTTATACCGTGCATAAAAAGAAGCAGACATTGAAGCATCTTTACACGCTGCTCGACGAAGAGGGGATTCTGGTCACCATACCCCCGGTTCGCACCGTGGAAAAAATCTCTGCCTATCTCGAATTGTTGTCCCTGAGCGGGTTTTATACTTATGCGCTCGATGTTGTCCTGTTCTCCGCGCTGGGCGAGCCCGACGCTTATCCCATCATCGAGGCAGGTAAGCTGCCCGAGCGGCGTGCTGTGATAGATGTCGAGGCAAAATATCAGGCCATGCGGCGGGCGCTGCTAGCGGCGTGA
- a CDS encoding cytochrome C, whose product MKIRKNSLVAAGVALAFGLAFTVPVNAEVFTDADLKKYQEEFDASVKRGDDLSHGGIKGNNVACAQCHPNGANMHPETYPKYQKQLGKVSQFYEMVNWCIENLLEGKPLKADDPAMIDLIAYNVWERRGVPLAPGKH is encoded by the coding sequence ATGAAAATACGTAAGAATAGTTTGGTCGCTGCGGGCGTAGCTTTGGCATTTGGTCTTGCCTTCACGGTACCGGTCAACGCCGAAGTCTTCACTGATGCCGACCTCAAGAAGTATCAAGAAGAGTTTGACGCCTCGGTAAAAAGAGGTGATGACCTTTCGCACGGTGGTATCAAGGGCAACAATGTAGCCTGTGCCCAGTGCCACCCGAACGGCGCCAACATGCACCCGGAGACCTACCCGAAGTACCAGAAGCAGTTGGGCAAAGTCTCTCAGTTCTATGAGATGGTGAACTGGTGTATCGAGAACCTGTTGGAAGGCAAGCCGTTGAAGGCTGACGATCCGGCTATGATTGACCTCATCGCCTACAATGTCTGGGAGCGCCGTGGCGTTCCGCTGGCTCCTGGCAAGCACTAA
- a CDS encoding D-alanyl-D-alanine carboxypeptidase, giving the protein MILQPRLFFFTLLWLCLSQPLFAAETPAKTPPATTQTEAQTAAQPIPAPPSVAARAYALMDFHSGDILAQNNADQRMEPASLTKLMTAYAVFKELATGKIKLTDQASISEKAWRTEGSRTFVKVNTKVALEDLLKGMIVQSGNDATVALAEHAAGSEESFVALMNQHAKEIGMEHSHFTNSTGLPDPELYVTAADMAKLARALIRDFPEYYKWYSVKEFTYNGITQYNRNKLLWRDIGVDGVKTGHTDAAGYCLIASAKHDDMRLISVVLGTESENSRAKESEQLLNYGFRFYETHALYAAGKPLGTARVWKGVSRDLPLGLSEDLYVTAPRGQYKNLTAALEADMRIIAPAGKGERHGAVKVSLGDKVLATRPLVALQDIAQGGWWRRWVDTVKLWFAKPI; this is encoded by the coding sequence ATGATACTTCAGCCAAGACTCTTTTTTTTCACCCTGCTGTGGTTGTGTCTCTCTCAGCCCCTGTTTGCAGCCGAAACGCCGGCTAAAACTCCGCCCGCCACGACTCAGACCGAGGCGCAAACCGCCGCTCAACCGATACCCGCGCCGCCCAGTGTCGCGGCGCGCGCCTATGCGCTCATGGATTTTCACAGCGGCGACATTCTGGCGCAGAACAATGCCGACCAGCGCATGGAACCCGCCAGCCTCACCAAGCTGATGACGGCCTATGCCGTGTTCAAGGAGTTGGCGACGGGCAAGATCAAGCTCACCGATCAGGCGTCCATCAGCGAGAAGGCGTGGCGCACGGAGGGGTCACGCACCTTTGTGAAGGTGAATACCAAGGTGGCGCTCGAAGATCTGCTGAAGGGCATGATCGTTCAGTCGGGCAACGACGCCACCGTGGCCCTCGCCGAACACGCGGCGGGGAGCGAGGAGAGTTTTGTCGCGCTGATGAATCAACACGCCAAAGAGATCGGCATGGAGCACAGTCACTTTACCAACAGCACCGGCCTGCCCGATCCGGAGTTGTATGTTACTGCTGCTGACATGGCCAAGCTTGCGCGCGCGCTTATCCGTGATTTCCCGGAATATTACAAGTGGTATTCGGTCAAGGAGTTCACCTACAACGGCATCACCCAATACAACCGCAACAAACTTCTGTGGCGAGACATCGGCGTGGACGGCGTCAAGACGGGCCATACCGACGCGGCTGGCTACTGCCTCATCGCCTCCGCGAAGCATGATGACATGCGGCTGATCTCCGTCGTGCTCGGCACCGAGAGCGAGAACAGCCGCGCCAAGGAGAGCGAGCAATTGCTCAATTACGGTTTCCGCTTTTACGAAACCCATGCACTGTATGCGGCCGGCAAACCTCTCGGCACGGCGCGCGTCTGGAAGGGCGTCAGCCGCGATCTGCCTCTGGGTCTGAGCGAGGATTTGTATGTCACGGCGCCGCGCGGCCAGTACAAGAACCTCACCGCAGCGTTGGAGGCTGACATGCGCATCATCGCCCCTGCCGGCAAGGGTGAGAGACACGGCGCAGTGAAGGTGAGCCTGGGCGACAAGGTGCTCGCCACGCGGCCGCTGGTCGCTTTGCAGGATATCGCGCAGGGTGGTTGGTGGCGCCGTTGGGTGGATACCGTGAAACTTTGGTTTGCTAAGCCAATTTGA